The sequence CATCCACATGTCGATCTCGGACTTCACGCTGGCGCTCGCCGTGCAGAACCTCGCCTGGGGATTCTTGCAGCCGCCCGCCGGCGCGCTCACCGTGCGCTACGGCTTCCGTCCCATCATGATCGTGGGCGCGCTGATGTACATCGTGGGCCTCGTCCTGATGGCGACCGCGAACGGGCTCGTCAGCATCATGATCGGCGCTGGCGTGCTGATCGGGACGTCGCTGGCCTGCACCGCAGCCGCGATCGCGATGTCGGTGGCGGCGCGCGCGGTCCCTGAAACGGTACGCTCGACCGTGCTCGGCATCGTCTCCGGCGCGGGCTCGCTCGGCGCGCTCTTGTCGGCGCCGATCGGGCAGATGCTCAATGAGGGCTTTGGCTGGCGCATCGGGCTCGCCGGCTTCGTCGTCATGTCGGTGCTGATGATCCCCGCGGCCTGGTATGCCGGTCGCGTCGACAAGATTCCGCTGCCGAAGCCGGCCGCCGATGACATCGGCGATGCCACGGCCGCAACGGCGGCGAGGACGGCGTTCGGCAACGCGCCGTTCGTGGTGATGACCTGCGCCTATCTCGTCTGCGGCATGCAGCTCGTGTTCCTGACCACGCATCTGCCGTCTTACCTCGCGATCTGCGGCCTCGATCCGATGCTGAGCGCGCAGACGCTCGGCATGATCGGCGGCTTCAACGTGCTGGGCTCGCTGTTCTTCGGCTGGGCCGGGCAGCGCTGGAACAAGCTGGCGCTGTTAGGGGGCATCTACATCCTGCGCTCGCTGGCGCTCGCCTGGTACTTCATGCTGCCGGCCACATCGTTCTCGACGTTGCTGTTCGGCGCGATCATGGGCTTTTTGTGGATGGGCGTCGGCCCGCTGGTCGCGGGCGCCGTCGCGGAGATGTTCGGCCTGCGCTGGCAGGCGATGATCCAGGGCCTGGCCTTCATGAGCCACCAGATCGGCAGCTTCCTCGGCGCCTATGGCGGAGGGGTGCTCTACGACGCGCTCGGCTCCTACACCATGGCCTGGCGCATCGGCGTCGCGCTCGGCCTCGCCGGCGGCATCGTGCAGGTCGCGTTCGCGCTGATCCGGCCGTCGCAGCCGCCGGCGCCGGTGTTGCGGACGGTATAGACGAGGGCGGGCGGTCGCGAGCGTCAGCTTGGGAGCTTATAGCGGACGCCGCGCTGCCTCGTCGTGACGTGCCGCGCGACCCAAAGCGGTCGTTCACAGCCTACCTGCGCAAAAGAAAAACGCTGGAAGGCTCCACCTCGATCAGGAACGCGTCGTTGGCGAGGCTCGGCACTCCGATCCACGTTGCGCAAGGCGGATTGTCTCCGAATGTTGCCCTGAGCGCGCCACTGATCGCCTCGCTTTCGTGCAGATGATCCTGCTTGATGTATAGGCGAAGTGCGCCGACGTCATTGAGCGTTGCGCCAACCGAAGCCAATGCGACAGCTAGATTTTCAAGGCTCTTTAAAAGTTGACGCCCGATGTCACCGGCACCAATGATTTTTCGATCGGCATCCCAAGCGACTTGGCCAGAAACATTGGCAACGTCACCGAACGGCGTTCGGACGACTGTGACCTGAGCAAAGCCATACGGCCGACTATCAAACAGTCCTGCAGCGACCTGGATGGATCGGCTCATTGTAGCTCCTTATCTTGGTGCGGGCTGACGGCGCCACAGCGGAATAGAACGTGCAACCGCGATAAACGACAGTTCAGCTTGTGGCCTATCAGCGAAGTTCCGCCGCGTCTGACGGAGGTCCGCTCTCTGCGCCAGGGCCGACCAGATTGCTCAACCTGAGTGCTTCGCCGATTGACCCCAAACGGACATTGACCAATCCTAACAACTCTCTCCCCACGTGTGTGCTCTTTAGTCGCGTTACAGGGGCAGCGGAAGATCCTATGGTCGTCGCGACATGACCCACGTCGTCGACATCGATCCGCGCATTGCGCGGCGTTGCTTGCACGCCGGACGGCTCCAAGCAGGAGCTTAGCCGGACGGTAGTTGGTGCCGTCCGGATTACCCCCTTCGTTCATCAAACGGATTTGGTGTGTGGCTCTCCCGCGAGGAGAAGCCCAAACAAGGAGGCATGTCGTGAACACCCCCTTTTTCCCGAACGTCACTCTTCCGGCTTCTGACCATCGCCGCTTGGAACAGCTCGCGCAGGCGGGCGCAGATCAAGGCGACGTGGACGCCCGTTTTCTGTTGAGTGAGATCAACCGTGCGGAAGTCGTCCCCGATCGCGCAGCCAGATTGGACAGCATCGTCACCATGGGTTCGTGGGTGACGTTCTGGATCACCTGGGGCTTCCCCCGCGGGACAAGGCAATTGGTGTACCCCGAAGACTACACGTCCGAGCGAACCCAAATCCCCGTGATGTCGCCGTTGGGTGCAGCGTTGGTCGGACGGAAGGTCGGAAGCGAAATCCCCTTCTTCACCGCTGGGCGCACCAACGTCGTCAAGGTCGAACGTGTCAGCCGAGGTGATCCGAACGATGTTGTCAGGGTTCTGTTTAGCAATCCGGAGGTCAAGGGCAAGAAGCTCTTTGACGGTGATCCGGGACCATCAGCGGCTTAGGAAAGGAGAGAAGGTAATGAGCAAGACTAATCGCAAAGGCAAACCTGAAATCGTGTTGCCGCCCATCACTGTGATAGAGGCTGAGGCGCGGCGTCTCAACGCCCTCGCCAGTTCGAGCGCGGTGCTCTTCCCGCGCGTGGCCCATTTCCTTGCACAGGAGATAGAGCGCGCAAGCGTGGTGGCGGACAATTCCGATCTGCGCGGCGTAGTCCGCATGGGCTCGCGGGTCCGGTACTGCGATGACAAGACGGGTGAGGTCCGGGACGTGGTATTGGTTTATCCACACGAAGCGGACATAACGCTAAAGCGCGTCTCGGTTCTTACGCCGGTCGGAGCTGCGTTGATCGGCCTGTCGGTTGGCCAAGCCATTGAATTTCAAACCCCGGGCCACAACAAGCGGTCCTTGACGGTGCTAGGCGTGTCCAATTGAAGGAGGCGTTGACATGCGCGACGTTTCAACCAGACAGGCCGCCTTAACAGTCATCGGTATCACCATCGTTTTGGCTGCCGTGTTCTATCTTGCGACCTTCTTCAAGGCTTGAAGGTCCAACCTCTGGGGGCGGCCCCTCTCGGCCTATGATCGAGCTGGGGCACCCCAACCGCGGGGGACTGCTCAACCACGCGGATCGGATCAACGAATGAACCAGCGCGACTTCACCATTTTTCGAGGATTGCGGACGACGTAGCCGGGCAGCAGACGCAGGGCCTTATGGGGCAGGGGCGCCGCCATGGCCTGGCACATCGGTGTGGCGCTCGGCCTTGCCGGCGGCATCGTGCAGGTCGCGTTCGCGCTGATCCGGCCGCCGCCGGCGCCGGTGTGGCGGACGGCGTAGCCAATTCGCCGCACCCCGATGCTTGTTTGATCTCGATCAATAGGCCGCCTTTCCACTGACCTAGGGAAGGGGGTGCGTAGCCCCACTACGCGACCCACCCAAAGCCGTCGGCTTCCCCAAGGGCTGACGGCTTCCTTTTGCGCGCTTCTTATTCAGAAGGGCCTTGGAAACGATCCGGGTAATTGCTAGTTTTTCCCGAGTTTGCGTCCGGTCAATCTCGCCTCGCCGTATCTGCCTAGCATGTGTTGAACCTTCAGGGAGGTCGAACAATGCTGGTGAGGATCAACACCGCACCCCGCATGCAAATCG is a genomic window of Bradyrhizobium sp. CB1717 containing:
- a CDS encoding MFS transporter; the encoded protein is MPLLQVLRPTLPILIGASIMLTLSMGLRQSLGIFMQPLTHDIHMSISDFTLALAVQNLAWGFLQPPAGALTVRYGFRPIMIVGALMYIVGLVLMATANGLVSIMIGAGVLIGTSLACTAAAIAMSVAARAVPETVRSTVLGIVSGAGSLGALLSAPIGQMLNEGFGWRIGLAGFVVMSVLMIPAAWYAGRVDKIPLPKPAADDIGDATAATAARTAFGNAPFVVMTCAYLVCGMQLVFLTTHLPSYLAICGLDPMLSAQTLGMIGGFNVLGSLFFGWAGQRWNKLALLGGIYILRSLALAWYFMLPATSFSTLLFGAIMGFLWMGVGPLVAGAVAEMFGLRWQAMIQGLAFMSHQIGSFLGAYGGGVLYDALGSYTMAWRIGVALGLAGGIVQVAFALIRPSQPPAPVLRTV
- a CDS encoding RidA family protein, with the protein product MSRSIQVAAGLFDSRPYGFAQVTVVRTPFGDVANVSGQVAWDADRKIIGAGDIGRQLLKSLENLAVALASVGATLNDVGALRLYIKQDHLHESEAISGALRATFGDNPPCATWIGVPSLANDAFLIEVEPSSVFLLRR
- a CDS encoding GreA/GreB family elongation factor encodes the protein MNTPFFPNVTLPASDHRRLEQLAQAGADQGDVDARFLLSEINRAEVVPDRAARLDSIVTMGSWVTFWITWGFPRGTRQLVYPEDYTSERTQIPVMSPLGAALVGRKVGSEIPFFTAGRTNVVKVERVSRGDPNDVVRVLFSNPEVKGKKLFDGDPGPSAA
- the rnk gene encoding nucleoside diphosphate kinase regulator, with the translated sequence MSKTNRKGKPEIVLPPITVIEAEARRLNALASSSAVLFPRVAHFLAQEIERASVVADNSDLRGVVRMGSRVRYCDDKTGEVRDVVLVYPHEADITLKRVSVLTPVGAALIGLSVGQAIEFQTPGHNKRSLTVLGVSN